Below is a genomic region from Deltaproteobacteria bacterium.
AATCTGCTCGAGCTTGATAAGCTGCATGGGGTCGGTGCCGTCGGGGTCCTTTATGCATTCGAGTATGTTCATCCCCTCGTCGTGGCTCATGCCGAGGTCCTCGAGGTTCAGGACGCTCACCGCGCTCACCTGGCTTAACATGCTGTTAAGCTCGTCCGTGGAGATCTCCAGGAACCTGGCCACCTCCTCGGTCTCGGCGGGCCGCCCGGTCTTCCTCTCGATCTGGTCATAAGCCTTCTCGAGCTGGTTCGACTTGTCCCTCATGGACCTGGTCATCCAGTCCATGCTCCGGAGCTCGTCCATTATCGCGCCCCTGATCCTTATGGAAGCGTAGGTGTTGAACTGGACGCCCTTCGCGGAGTCGAACCTGTCGATGGACTCGAGGAGGCCGATCGTCCCGGCGCTTATGAGGTCGTTCACGTCGATGTGCGGCGGGAGGTTCACCGCGACCTGGTATGCTATTATCTTCACCAGGTGAATGTTCTCCTCAAGCAGCCTGTCTCTCTCCGTCTTCACGTTCTGCATGGTAGTCATATGCCCTGCCCTTCTTTTCAGATATTCCGGTCCAGGAACTGCCTCCAGAAAAACTGCATCCCGCCCTTTATGGCGCCCTCAGCCGGGGCGTCGCTTATCTCCCTCGCTATCTCCTCGTAGCACTGGCAGGCCTTGGAGCCCGGATATAACTCCATGACCGCCTTTTGCCTCGCGACCGACTTCTGTACGTTCTCGTCCAGGAGCACGCAGCCGATATACTCAACCGATATGCTCAGGAACCTTTCCGCCGCGAGGCTTATCTTCCTGTAGACCTCGAGCCCCTCTTTCCTGTTCCTTACCTCGTTCACCAGGAGCTTGAACTTCCTTTCCCCGTGCTTGTGGAGGAGGACCTTCATGAGA
It encodes:
- a CDS encoding FliA/WhiG family RNA polymerase sigma factor, with amino-acid sequence MTTMQNVKTERDRLLEENIHLVKIIAYQVAVNLPPHIDVNDLISAGTIGLLESIDRFDSAKGVQFNTYASIRIRGAIMDELRSMDWMTRSMRDKSNQLEKAYDQIERKTGRPAETEEVARFLEISTDELNSMLSQVSAVSVLNLEDLGMSHDEGMNILECIKDPDGTDPMQLIKLEQIKKKVAEAVETLPDKEKLIISLYYYDELTLKEIGKVLDITESRVCQLHSQTMHRLKGRLKRTL